One region of Streptomyces davaonensis JCM 4913 genomic DNA includes:
- a CDS encoding helix-turn-helix transcriptional regulator, translating into MSTTASSLSHEEPHIRESVPKIPDEAFKDDHVKAALAQAQALIQSALHAHDSARGPLPGPAEPLRTEDAFRAALDHWRSQPRRTSPELCYVDLGARYSCRYGGAWPTQQWLLEHGAPVRVLTVAADGGEGCRIGCLESSVRRGAQVRVSLHPLSGFALLNRTAAILPAHRGTSRSVLVREPHTVHSLRVLFDAVFSRAADWSIAMRFTSQDGGEEEETLLKVLHLMGTGRTDEVAARELDMSVRTYRRHVSEVMQRLDASSRFQAGLRAAELGLTSGTPRQDGRQGSPPPQQHGQ; encoded by the coding sequence TTGAGCACTACCGCAAGCAGCCTTTCGCACGAAGAGCCGCACATACGCGAATCCGTCCCGAAAATCCCCGACGAAGCCTTCAAGGACGATCACGTCAAGGCCGCCCTGGCCCAGGCGCAGGCGCTCATCCAGTCCGCGCTGCACGCGCACGACAGCGCCCGCGGGCCGCTCCCCGGCCCGGCCGAACCCCTGCGCACCGAGGACGCCTTCCGCGCCGCGCTCGACCACTGGCGTTCCCAGCCCCGGCGCACCTCCCCGGAACTCTGCTACGTCGATCTCGGCGCCCGCTACTCCTGCCGTTACGGCGGCGCCTGGCCGACCCAGCAGTGGCTCCTGGAGCACGGCGCTCCGGTGCGGGTGCTGACCGTGGCGGCCGACGGCGGCGAGGGCTGCCGTATCGGCTGTCTGGAGAGCAGTGTCCGACGCGGCGCCCAGGTGCGGGTGTCGCTGCATCCGCTGTCCGGCTTCGCCCTGCTGAACCGCACCGCGGCGATCCTGCCCGCGCACCGGGGCACCTCCCGCTCGGTCCTGGTCCGCGAACCGCACACCGTGCACTCCTTACGCGTGCTGTTCGACGCGGTGTTCAGCCGGGCCGCCGACTGGTCCATCGCGATGCGCTTCACCTCCCAGGACGGCGGCGAGGAGGAGGAAACGCTGCTGAAGGTGCTGCACCTGATGGGCACCGGCCGTACGGACGAGGTCGCCGCCCGCGAACTCGACATGTCCGTACGGACGTACCGGCGCCATGTCTCGGAGGTGATGCAGCGCCTCGACGCCTCCTCCCGGTTCCAGGCGGGGCTGCGCGCCGCCGAACTGGGCCTGACCAGCGGGACGCCGCGACAGGACGGGCGCCAGGGGTCACCGCCCCCGCAGCAGCACGGGCAGTGA